The window GCGGTGTTCCAGGCACTGGGCGATGCCGAGGCGGCCTATGGCGTGGTCGCCGCAGCGGATGCGGAGGCAAAGCTTTCCGTGGCCGAGCGCGATCAGCTGGCGCGTGCCGCCGGACTTGCCGAAACGCGCTATCGGGCCGGCCTTGCAAGCTTCCTCGAAGTGCTCGAAGCCCGCCGTGCAGCCGATGCCAGTGGAGAACGCGCGGCGGCAGCCCTCGGCCGTGCATCGCGCGCGCGAGTCGTGCTGTGGCGGGCGCTTGGCGGCGACGCGGCGGGCCGCTAGCCGATCACGCGCTCGATCAGCCAGAAACTGCCGATCGCTCCGATTGCATAGGTGGAGCCGCCGAGCACGGGACGCTCGAACCGCGGCGCAAAGCGCATCATCGCTGCCAGCAGCGCGATCACGCCGGCGATCACCAACAACTGTCCTGCCTCGACCCCGAGGTTGAAGGCGAGCAAGGCAGTGACGACCTCCCCCTGCGGCAAGCCAATATCGGCCAGCGCTCCGGCAAACCCGAAGCCGTGGAACAGCCCGAAGGCAAAGGCCACCGCCCAGGGAAAGCGCCGGGTAAAGGTGCGGGGCTCGGGCGAGCGCAGCACCAGCGCCACCTCGACCGCGAGGAACACGATCGACAGCGCAATCAGCGCCTCGACCGGGCGGCTTGGCAACCCGGCATAGCCGAGGCTGGTCGCCACCAGCGTCAGCGAATGCGCCACGGTAAAGGCGGTGGCGGCCTTCACCACCGCCCATGGCCTGCGCACCAGTAGCACCAGCGCGATCACGAACAGCAGGTGATCCCACCCGAACAGGATGTGCTCTGCGCCGATCACCAGATAGTCGCGCAGCACCTGCATGGCAGAAGGCTCGGCGGCGATCACCGCGGTCGGCGCTTCGGGAGTGAGGCGAAAGGTCTGCGCCGGCTTTCCACGCGGGATCAGACGCGCGATCGCGTCAGTGCCCCCTGCCAATGCGGAAAGGCCGAAGCTTTGTCCGGCCATGTTGCCCCGGCAGCGCAATTCCTGCTGGCCCAGCAAAGCCAGCGGCGCGGCGCGGCGCACCGGCGCGCCAGATGCGGTGCAAACGGCCGGGAGGAGCGGCTCAGCCAGCAGCACCGCGTCCTGCGCGCGCAATGCGGCGACCGGCAGCTTCCATTCGATCACCCACACCCCGCCCTCGCGCTCGATCAGCTCGATCACCGCAGGGCGCAGCTCGTCGGCGCTGAGCGGCGCGGCCAGCAATGCAAGGCAAAGCGCCAGCAGGCTGCGCACAAGTCGGCTCACCGCGAAATGTCGACCCGGTAGGCGCTGCGCAGGATCTCGTAAGCCCGTTGCTTGCGCTGCGCGATCTGG is drawn from Erythrobacter sp. and contains these coding sequences:
- a CDS encoding HupE/UreJ family protein, encoding MSRLVRSLLALCLALLAAPLSADELRPAVIELIEREGGVWVIEWKLPVAALRAQDAVLLAEPLLPAVCTASGAPVRRAAPLALLGQQELRCRGNMAGQSFGLSALAGGTDAIARLIPRGKPAQTFRLTPEAPTAVIAAEPSAMQVLRDYLVIGAEHILFGWDHLLFVIALVLLVRRPWAVVKAATAFTVAHSLTLVATSLGYAGLPSRPVEALIALSIVFLAVEVALVLRSPEPRTFTRRFPWAVAFAFGLFHGFGFAGALADIGLPQGEVVTALLAFNLGVEAGQLLVIAGVIALLAAMMRFAPRFERPVLGGSTYAIGAIGSFWLIERVIG